The Helianthus annuus cultivar XRQ/B chromosome 15, HanXRQr2.0-SUNRISE, whole genome shotgun sequence genomic sequence GTAGATTTAAGCAAAACTGGCAAAGAAACCTCAACCCCACATTCCAAAGCCTGCAAATGCCTGGCCTTTATCCTCTTCTCCAAACTAAATGCAAAAAACTGAGGAAAACTCTTCAACTCATTCAAATCCCTCTTCATCTCCCTCTCAAAATACTCAAACTTAGGCTTAAAATTCTTATCAACACTAAAAGTAAACAGCCCAGGACACCTCAAAACCATCTCAACCGCCTCCGGTTTCGAAAATCCTAAACTAATCAAATAATCCAACTTAGGAATCAATGTTTTTTCCACATTTGACACCAACAAGACACAATCTTGATAAGCTAATTGACCCATATCATGAAATCCCAATCTTTTTAAGTAAAAAAGAGCAGGCTTTAGTTGATCTTTAACACTAGAAACAAGCAGTCTTGGACACTTATTGATCACTTTTCTGAAATCTTGATCTGGGATGTTGAGGTCTTTTGATAAAAAGTTGAAAACTGGAATAAGATCAGTTGTGATGTTGGATGTGAGGATGTTGGGGCACATGCCAATGATTCTTGGAAGGTCTTTTTGGTAAATTCCTTTGGATTGAAGGAAGGTGATGATGGTGTGGATTGAAGTGAGGGGGGTTGAGTGGATTAGGGGGTTTGATGATAAGGCTTTGCCTGAATCAATGCCCATGAGTTCAAGGCATAATATTTTTTCTTTGAATTGGTGGGAGAGTTTTGAGGGGAGTGGAGTGTAAAGAGGGTTTTTGTGGAGGATGGTTTTGGGTTTTTTGGAAAGTTGAGGGGGGTCTGTTGGTTGTTGTGATTGTGGTGgttggtgttgttgttgttgttgaggagAGTATGAGTGAAATGCTGTCATTGTTGCTGCTGCAGCTGCCATGGTAGTggtgggttgggggggggggggggggttaaagtTGGTTACATGGTTTCATATATGATATATGTATCTATTTATATCTCTGGTGGTGCAGAGAGAGAAGGTGAAGTGGATAGTTATGCTAGAAATCCAT encodes the following:
- the LOC110911815 gene encoding transcription termination factor MTEF1, chloroplastic; translation: MAAAAATMTAFHSYSPQQQQQHQPPQSQQPTDPPQLSKKPKTILHKNPLYTPLPSKLSHQFKEKILCLELMGIDSGKALSSNPLIHSTPLTSIHTIITFLQSKGIYQKDLPRIIGMCPNILTSNITTDLIPVFNFLSKDLNIPDQDFRKVINKCPRLLVSSVKDQLKPALFYLKRLGFHDMGQLAYQDCVLLVSNVEKTLIPKLDYLISLGFSKPEAVEMVLRCPGLFTFSVDKNFKPKFEYFEREMKRDLNELKSFPQFFAFSLEKRIKARHLQALECGVEVSLPVLLKSTDEEFAELLRECD